TATACCTTTATCAAGGAGTTCTCTTTCAATGTCCTTAAGTGCAAGCTTTATATTCTCATAAACTTTCTCCTTAGGCTGATTCAAATAATAACCAGCGTGAAACACCAAACTCCATCCTCCAGCCTCGTAAAGTCTTTCAGCACTTTGTACAATTCTCCTCTTACTGGCTTCAACTTTCTCTTTTTCCTTTGCATTTAAGTTTATGTAATAGGGTGCATGGGCCGTTAAAATCACATCATTTTTCTGGGCAACATACTTAATCTTCTTGGCAAGCTCCGGCTTTATGTTGATTCCCCTAACGAACTCCAGTTCCATCGCATCAAGGCCAAGTTCCCTAACCCTTTCAATTCCGGCTATCGTTGAAGGTTTTGGTGTTGATAGTGGGATTCCGGCAGTTCCAAATCTGAGCTTATCGATCTTAAACATAATTGCCCCCAGGATTAATTAGGCACATCTAAATTTTAAAACTTAGGAAATCCTTAAATAATTTCTGGCTAGAAAAGGAGTTGGTGGTAAAATGAGCGTGATAATCGAGTTCTCTATAGTTCCCCTCGGCAAGGAGGTCAGCATAAGCAAATACGTTGCCAAGGTCATTGAACTCCTTGAGAAAAAAGGTGTGAAATATGAGTTGACCCCTATGGGGACTATAATTGAAGTGGGATCCCTCAAAGAAGGCCTCGATCTGATAAGAGAGGCTCATGAAATGATGTTTGAGTTCAATTTTGAGAGAGTTTTAACTACAATAAGGATCGACGATAGGAGGGATAAGGAGAGGAGCATGGAGGATAAGGTGAAATCAGTGATGGAGAAGGTGAGAGTGTGAGAGGATGAAGATCCTGATTTTGGCAATAGATAGGGATAATGACTTTGGTGTAAAGGCGAACGTGAAAGGCCCAGTTGTCGGAAGGGATAGATGTCTTGAAGCCGCTGTGAAGCTTAGCTTGGCCGATCCTGAGGATAGTGATGCAAACACATTATTTGCAGCCATAAAACTCTACGATGAGCTTAAGGAGAGTGGGAAATTCGAAGGTATTGAAGTTGCCTTAATAACTGGTCATCATAATGTTGGCGTTGAAAGTGATCTGGAACTTAGTAGGCAACTGGATGAAGTCCTTGCAAAGTTTCCAGCTGATGGTGTAATACCAGTGACCGATGGAGCTGAGGATGAGCAAATATTTCCAATAATCTCATCAAAGGTTCCGATTGTTAGTACGAGGAGGGTTGTAGTTAAGCAGAGTCCAGGGATAGAGACAACCTGGTATATAATAGTTAGATACATAAAGGAACTCATGAGTGATCCGGAAATTTCCAAGGTGATTCTCGGAATTCCTGGGCTAATAGTTCTTTTGTATGGTATTGCAAAGATAGTGTCCCTAAAATATCCCGCAAGTACGCAAATAGTGTCGTCAACTGTTACGGGAGTCATAATGCTGATCGTTGGTGGTTATTTCTTCTCGAAGGGGTTCAAGATACAGCCAATAGCTTCACTCGTGAGGATTGTCAGTAGGGGTCTGATAACCTTCATAGGTGTTGTAACGGGTTTCATAGTTATACTGGGCGGAGCAATAAACGTCTACATAACTCTCGAAAGCATTGCTGAGAAAATGATTGGTGGGATTCCAACGAGCGAGTTAATAGCAATTCTCATATATCTGAACGCCGTTAATAAGTACTTCATTCTTGGGCTTGGAATAATGATCGCTGGAAAGATAATTCAGGAGTACCTAAGGCGTAACCCTCATCTTTGGTATTACATTGCCGCTTTCCTTCTATTGCCGGCATTTTGGAAGGTTATCGATTTAATAACCTTATATTCAAATCCGTTGGTAAGGAGAGGCGCCGAAGCATACATAGGAGGGATCCTTTTAGTCCTCTTAGATTTAGGGATAAGCATCATGGTAAGCATCAAATTAAGAGAGAAAATGAGGAGGTGGGCTACTTCCTCCTCTTAATGTAGGTTATTACTATGATTATTGCGGCAAGAATTCCTGCAATAATTGCCAGTAGTTTAAGCCTCTCCCTGGTTTTGATGTTCTCCTTAACGGGAACCTTTATTGTCCCCTCAAAGATGTAAACATTGTCATCTCCTTTTTCTTTGTCTCCAACAGCCCTAATCCTAATTAAAACATTATAAGTTTTTGGAACGGCATCCTTGTCTATGGATAGCGTTATGACGCCTTCTCCACTTTGTCCTGGATCAAGCGTTCCTATGTAATCGGTTCTCTTTATGAGGGTGAATGGTTGTGAAGATCTAACGACACCCTCAATTACAACACTTTCCGCCTGCTCTCCGCCGATGTTCTTAACGGTTATGTAAACGTTTACATCCTTTCCCTGGAGAGGCTCACTTCCAAACCTGACGTTCGTTATAATCAACTTTGGCTTCTCTGCAATTATTATAGGAATGTTAATTGTTATGTTCCTAAAGTTGCCAGTTGGATCTCTATACTGGATTATAAGGGGAATTGCATATTTGCCTGCCTTGGCATTCTCGTCTACATCTACCTTGAACGAAGCTCTAGCTGAGTCACCCTTGCCCAGGCTCCCAATGTTAATTATTTGGGTGCTCGTTTCGCTTAGCTTAAACGGTGGCCTTGGATTCGGTGTTACTATTATATAATCCGCCTTACCATCACCAACGTTTTCTATTGTGAAAGAGATCTCAACATTTGAGGTTCCAGGGAGCACTCTTGAGGGTGAAGTGGAGATTGACGTTACAACGAGCCTTTCCATTCCCGTAACATCTATTCCGACAACCCTTTCATCAGTTATCTGTTCATCGTTGGGAGAGGATAAGTACCTAAGTTCTATCTTAAGTGGGTAAACGTTGTTTTCAAGTCTGTCATTGGCCTTAAGTATGAATTTCACCTTTATAGTCTGGTTAGGGAGAATCATACCATCATACTTGACGTTGTCCTCCCCAATAGGTAGGAACGCTGGAACCTGTTCTTCAGCAATCTGTCCTATCATCTGATTAAGAGCAGTCTGTAAGTTTTTAGCCAATTCTTCTCCGCCAGGAATTGGTAGGTTTGAAAGTTGTGAGAGATCAACTTTCTTTATCTCCCTCCTTACTAAGGTCATCGTTGGTATGATCCTAACTTCTAGTCCCTTAGCATAGCTTTCTCCCACGTTCCTTAGTGTAAGTGTTAGTTGGAATGTTGTACCAGGCTCAATTCTCTCTGGGCTCATCGTCACATTCTCTATCTCTATGAACGCTGTTCTCCTCCTCAAGACGGTTGTGGAAAACGTGAACTCCTGTGTTATCTCCTTATTGCTATCCCCAGAATGATACCTTATTCTAACCTTAAATACGTAAGTTCCAGTTTTAGCCGATTCCTCCACATGAAGCTTGAACGTCTCATTGAATTCCATTCCAGGATCGACGAACTTTACATAAAAGTTGCTTGGCGACCTTGGAGTAAACACCTTTCCAGTTAATTCTTCAAGGACTAACTCTCCCTTAATGTCTTTTGCAGTATCGGCACCAACGTTCTTGAATCTCACTTTTATATTAAAGTCATCTCCTGGATGAACTACCTTTGGAACTTCCTGAATTATTATGAAGTTTGCTTCATAGTCCTTTGATACGGTAACCACGGCAGTGTCATACAAGACTCTCTGCTCTAGATTTCCCCCTCCTCCTAGTTTGTATGTGAAATATATCACTGTAAGATAGAGGGGATAATCTCCTGGCTTGGCGTTCTCGTTAACCTTGTAGAGAAACTTCACGACTTTATCCTCACCAGGCTCTATGAACTCGATGAACTTCATTGAGCTCTCAGCTGGATACAATGTTCCTTGAATTGTTCCAGTCTGAGTTAGAATCTGAGGAACGATTGAAGCAACGTTCTCCTCTGTAGTTTCGGATTTACCAACATTTGGAACCACGGGTGTGGGAGATAATACCACGGTCACGAATCTGACTTTCCTCGATCCTATATTCCTTAAATGAACATTAACTGAGAAGTATTGTCCTGGCTTAACGGGGCCTTTAATATCTATTTTCGATAATAACAATCCTTGAACCATTGACACTCTCCATTGAATTGGTCCACTTATGCTAACCCTCACTCCGTTTGGATACGCCTGGAGAACCGTTATATACAAAGTTTTGCCTCTATATTCCACTTTGGCAGTCTCGTTGACACCAATTGGTCTGGCGTTTGGAACATAGTAGGCCTTTTCAAGGTCATCCAGTTTAATTCCTAATTCTGGGTGCTCTTCAATTGTCTTGACGATAGCGTCCCAGATCTCCATTTGGGAGGCAGTTGAAAGCCATCTAAGGAATTCTGCATATTCAATTGGGTTATCGGGATTATAGCCAAGTGTCTCTGCCATGGCCCTAAGGAACGTCTGATTTTGTAGAAGTTCTTGTACCTTTTCTGGATCCGGAACGTATATCAAAGTTAGATTCGGCCCTATAGGTTCCATGTCTTCGTTAAACGCTATGAATACAGCTTTCCATTTCCCATCGTTTATGTCGTATACAACATCCTTTAAGAGTATCGTTACTGGGCCCACAAGCAGGTAATCACCCTTATTCATGTATCCTTCATAGAGTAACTCCGGTCCTTGGGCAAGTGAGAGAGGGAGCATTCCCAATATTATTATAGCGATAAGTAAGGGTACAATATTCTTCACTCTCCCACCTCCTTTCTCAATTTCCTTCCGAATTCGAGCTGGAGTATAGCCGGAGTTACGATGTAGGCGGCAAACATCGAGGAAAATATCCCCACAGCTAGAACCCTTCCAAAGTCGTGAATTGCCGTTAACTGGGCTGTCAATAGTGCCAGAAATCCACCCGCAGTAGTTAAAGCTCCAACAAGTATCCCTGGACCAACGCTTTCCATTGCAGTAATGATAGGTGTCCTATTTCCCTCTCTAAACTCCTCAAGGAACCTGTGGGTTATGTGCATTCCATAGTCAACACCAAGTCCAACGATCATGGAAACAACTCCAGCGAGTGTTTGAGAGAAGGGAATGCCGGCTAGACCCATGTAACCTATCGTCCAAAAGGCTCCAAGGAACATTGGCATTACCATTGCCAATGCTATGGTGGGCCTTCTGAATATTAGGAATACAACTAGCACAACTATGAGCGTTCCTATTGTGGATATCTTTCCAAGTTCTTCGTTGACTAAATTGTTTAAAACGTAATTTAGGTATGCTTCCCCTGCGAGTTCGGTTTTCACTCCGGGCGGGAAGTTGGCCCTTTTAAGTTCCCTTTCAAAGTACTCCATTATCCTATTGAAATCTTCTTGGGTTACTCCCATGAAGTTCCCTTTGAGCTTTATAATCGTCATTGAATAGTCAGATGATATCAATGAAGAGCCTTCAACAGCCTTCGCTATCTTATCCTTATCCTCTGGTATGTATCCGTATTTTTCAATGACTATATCAGCAATGCTTTCCGTCTCAAAAACGTTGTTTATGTAGGAATCGGCCTTTATCTGCCTCTCAAACCTTAATATCGCCCTAACAAGGGATGGGTCTCTTACATCATCGGCCTTTATTAAGACAGTTATTTCGTCTTGACCTCCAAACTCTGAACGTATATCGCTTAAGGCCTGTATTTCTGGCAGACTTGTTGGTATCATCTTCTCCAATCTTACCTCAGTTGTTATCTTTGAAGTGCCGTATAGGGAAATCCCGGAGATAATTAATGCTATTAGAATAGCCGTCCAGGGAGTTCTCTTTATAAAGGCCCCCAATTTCCTAAATATGAATCCAACTCTGCTTTTTCCACCTCCGATAGCTATTATATCATTTCTCTTCTTTAGTATCTTCTCCCTGAACTCTTCTTCTAAAATTGCCAGGGCAGGAGTTACGACTACGGCATTTAAAGCTGTAAGTCCAAGACCCATCACTAGGCTAACACTAAGTCTTTTCAGGGACGGCAAAATTGAGAGTGATAGGGCAAGGAATCCCGCTATAGTCGTTAGTGCAGCTCCTAAAAGTGCCTTTCCTGTTTCTGCTATTGCTTCTTCTGCGGCTTCTTCCAGGGATTTTCCTTTGCCTCTCTCTTCATAATATCTATTTGTCACATGTACACCATAATCTATTCCCATTCCTATTATCATTGCCCCTACGGTGCTCGTTGCTATGTCCATTGGTATTCCCAGCAATCCCATGAATCCGAGTGTCATCGTGACTCCAAAGATGAGTGGAATTAGCGGGACAAGCATTCTTATTGGGGACTTGTAAAAGTATAGCAAGATCAAAACCACTATCACTCCAGCTACGGCCATTGTTCTGTTCATATCATTCTGAAGCATCTCAAGTATCTTGTAAGTAATTCCAAGATCTCCAGTGAGAACGACTTTGACACCTTCAGGAAAGTTCGTCCTTTTGATTTCGCTGAGTATGTCATTGTAGACCCTGACTAGGGCCCTCTGATTCTTTTCCCTATTTAAGTTGACTATTACCAAAGTTGATGAGTAGTCACTGCTTATCAGGCCGTTCCTAGCTTCTGGTGGGAGCATGCTTAGAACGAAGTTGACCTCTTCAGTATTCTTTGGTAATCTTCCAAGAATTTGAACCATTAAATCTGCTATGCTGAAGGTTCCAGTTACATACTCCTTCTCCTTTAGTCTCTGTTCCAGGGAATAAATGGCATCTATAATCTTTGGATCCCTTATATCCGTGACTTTCTCTGTGCTCTCTATCTTAACATATATCAATGCAGATCCGCTACCTCCGAATTCATTTTGAAGAGTGAAATAGCTTTTAACAGCTTCCAAGTCAGGAGGTAGCTGTTTGGATAAATCTGTCTCGAATTTTAGCTTTGTAATTCCATATCCGGATAGTATTAGGAGGAAGAGGGTTATTACAGCGAGTCCATGTCTGTACACGACTATTATTCTTGCCAACTTCCTCAACATGTTCTCACCCAATTTTCGGAAATTTCCGAAAGTTTTATAATTTTGAAATTTAAAAATGTTATGGGGGTTAGGGGTGGGGGTCGAGGAGGCTAAGAGAATAGTCATGGAGACATTTGCAAACACCGCTAGGAGACTTGGACAAAGTGAGCTCGTTGGTTACATTTATGGAGCACTGTTCTTGTCGAACGAGCCCTTGAGCTTGAGTGAGATAGCAGAAATAACGGGTTACTCAGTATCTCATGTGAGCTCGGCAATGAGGGTTTTAGAGGGTGTTGGTTTAGTTCAGAGGATAAAGAAGCCTGGTGATAGAAGAGCGTACTTTGTGGCTACGAAGAACTTCTCTGAGTGGAGGAGTTCTGCCTTCTATGAGAAGATATTGAGGGACATAGATGAAACGAGGAAGAATTTGAAAACGGCATTAGAGAAGCTTGAAGGAGAGCATAGTGAGGAAGCAGAGAAGATTAGAAAAAAGTTGGAGATCGCTTTAAAGAGAAATGATGTTGCAAGAAGGCTATTAACACTGATCATGAACTTCAAGTCAGAGGAGGAGCTCTTGGAACTCCTGGAGGAATGCCTTAGCAAAGGGAAGAAAAAGTGATCAGCCAGGAATCCGGTCATCACACATCAGCATCGATGGCGCTCATCATCAAGGGTTAAAGTGTATCAATCCTTAAAAATGATTTCCCTGACTTTCTCCTCGACATCCTGAATGTTGACTTCAGACTGTTCACCAGTTTCCATGTCTCTAACCGTTACAACTCCCCTTTCAACATCCTTTTTTCCAACTATTATGGTAACTTTGACTCCAATTCTGTTCGCATAGTCAAGAGCTTTTCTAAGCTTTCTTCCTGTGAGTTCAAGTTCAGTTTTTATTCTCGCTCTCCTGAGCCTTGTAGTTATATCTATTGCTATCCTTCTCACCTCTTCAGTTATTGGAACAACAAATACATCCGGCTCAACTCTAAGCTTAGGGATAAGTTTCTTCCATTCTAAAATTGGGATCAGTCTCTCTATTCCAATTGCAAATCCAGTTGCTGGAGTTGGTCTTCCACCGAAGACCTCTATAAGATTGTCATATCTTCCTCCACCGCCAATGGATCCTATTCCCAACTCATTTGGTGCAATTGCTTCAAAGACTATTCCAGTATAGTAATCAAAACCCCTCGCAATCCCTAAGTCAATTCTAATCCACTCACTAACTCCATACCATTCAAGGAGCTCTGTGAGTTTGTACAGCCTTGAGATTTCTTCCATAGATTTCCCACTATTGAATAACTCCTCAGCTAGGGGCAAGACATCATCAGGTTTTCCCTTGATGTTTATGAGCTCTAAGACCTTATTGATCTTATTATCTTTCAATCCAAAATCCTTTAACGCTTTTATAAACTCTTCCTGGGTGAGTTTATCTCTTTTATCTATAATCCTCATGAGCCCTATGTTATCTCTAACTCCAAGCATCTTTGCGAATTCGTCAAGGAGAATCCTATTCCCAATGTTGACGGTAAAATCTCTAAGTCCGGTAGCCAAGTAGCTCTCAACGAAGAGTGCAATCACCTCAGCATCTGCCTCAACCTTGTCACTTCCAATGAGCTCAACGCCAGCTTGCCAAAATTCCCTATATCTACCGCTCTGTGGTTCCTCGTACCTAAACATGTTTGCTATATAGTACCATTTTATTGGCTTTGGAGCGTTTTGAAATGAATTCACGTAAAGCCTTGCAACACTAGATGTCATGTCGGGTCTCAGAGAAACATCTCTTCCTCCCTTATCTTTGAAGGCGTAGAGCTGTTTTACTATCTCTTCACCACTTCTAAGC
The window above is part of the Pyrococcus sp. NA2 genome. Proteins encoded here:
- a CDS encoding COG1361 S-layer family protein, with translation MLPLSLAQGPELLYEGYMNKGDYLLVGPVTILLKDVVYDINDGKWKAVFIAFNEDMEPIGPNLTLIYVPDPEKVQELLQNQTFLRAMAETLGYNPDNPIEYAEFLRWLSTASQMEIWDAIVKTIEEHPELGIKLDDLEKAYYVPNARPIGVNETAKVEYRGKTLYITVLQAYPNGVRVSISGPIQWRVSMVQGLLLSKIDIKGPVKPGQYFSVNVHLRNIGSRKVRFVTVVLSPTPVVPNVGKSETTEENVASIVPQILTQTGTIQGTLYPAESSMKFIEFIEPGEDKVVKFLYKVNENAKPGDYPLYLTVIYFTYKLGGGGNLEQRVLYDTAVVTVSKDYEANFIIIQEVPKVVHPGDDFNIKVRFKNVGADTAKDIKGELVLEELTGKVFTPRSPSNFYVKFVDPGMEFNETFKLHVEESAKTGTYVFKVRIRYHSGDSNKEITQEFTFSTTVLRRRTAFIEIENVTMSPERIEPGTTFQLTLTLRNVGESYAKGLEVRIIPTMTLVRREIKKVDLSQLSNLPIPGGEELAKNLQTALNQMIGQIAEEQVPAFLPIGEDNVKYDGMILPNQTIKVKFILKANDRLENNVYPLKIELRYLSSPNDEQITDERVVGIDVTGMERLVVTSISTSPSRVLPGTSNVEISFTIENVGDGKADYIIVTPNPRPPFKLSETSTQIINIGSLGKGDSARASFKVDVDENAKAGKYAIPLIIQYRDPTGNFRNITINIPIIIAEKPKLIITNVRFGSEPLQGKDVNVYITVKNIGGEQAESVVIEGVVRSSQPFTLIKRTDYIGTLDPGQSGEGVITLSIDKDAVPKTYNVLIRIRAVGDKEKGDDNVYIFEGTIKVPVKENIKTRERLKLLAIIAGILAAIIIVITYIKRRK
- a CDS encoding MTH1187 family thiamine-binding protein — its product is MSVIIEFSIVPLGKEVSISKYVAKVIELLEKKGVKYELTPMGTIIEVGSLKEGLDLIREAHEMMFEFNFERVLTTIRIDDRRDKERSMEDKVKSVMEKVRV
- a CDS encoding GbsR/MarR family transcriptional regulator; its protein translation is MGVEEAKRIVMETFANTARRLGQSELVGYIYGALFLSNEPLSLSEIAEITGYSVSHVSSAMRVLEGVGLVQRIKKPGDRRAYFVATKNFSEWRSSAFYEKILRDIDETRKNLKTALEKLEGEHSEEAEKIRKKLEIALKRNDVARRLLTLIMNFKSEEELLELLEECLSKGKKK
- a CDS encoding hydrophobe/amphiphile efflux-3 (HAE3) family transporter — encoded protein: MLRKLARIIVVYRHGLAVITLFLLILSGYGITKLKFETDLSKQLPPDLEAVKSYFTLQNEFGGSGSALIYVKIESTEKVTDIRDPKIIDAIYSLEQRLKEKEYVTGTFSIADLMVQILGRLPKNTEEVNFVLSMLPPEARNGLISSDYSSTLVIVNLNREKNQRALVRVYNDILSEIKRTNFPEGVKVVLTGDLGITYKILEMLQNDMNRTMAVAGVIVVLILLYFYKSPIRMLVPLIPLIFGVTMTLGFMGLLGIPMDIATSTVGAMIIGMGIDYGVHVTNRYYEERGKGKSLEEAAEEAIAETGKALLGAALTTIAGFLALSLSILPSLKRLSVSLVMGLGLTALNAVVVTPALAILEEEFREKILKKRNDIIAIGGGKSRVGFIFRKLGAFIKRTPWTAILIALIISGISLYGTSKITTEVRLEKMIPTSLPEIQALSDIRSEFGGQDEITVLIKADDVRDPSLVRAILRFERQIKADSYINNVFETESIADIVIEKYGYIPEDKDKIAKAVEGSSLISSDYSMTIIKLKGNFMGVTQEDFNRIMEYFERELKRANFPPGVKTELAGEAYLNYVLNNLVNEELGKISTIGTLIVVLVVFLIFRRPTIALAMVMPMFLGAFWTIGYMGLAGIPFSQTLAGVVSMIVGLGVDYGMHITHRFLEEFREGNRTPIITAMESVGPGILVGALTTAGGFLALLTAQLTAIHDFGRVLAVGIFSSMFAAYIVTPAILQLEFGRKLRKEVGE
- a CDS encoding DUF373 family protein translates to MKILILAIDRDNDFGVKANVKGPVVGRDRCLEAAVKLSLADPEDSDANTLFAAIKLYDELKESGKFEGIEVALITGHHNVGVESDLELSRQLDEVLAKFPADGVIPVTDGAEDEQIFPIISSKVPIVSTRRVVVKQSPGIETTWYIIVRYIKELMSDPEISKVILGIPGLIVLLYGIAKIVSLKYPASTQIVSSTVTGVIMLIVGGYFFSKGFKIQPIASLVRIVSRGLITFIGVVTGFIVILGGAINVYITLESIAEKMIGGIPTSELIAILIYLNAVNKYFILGLGIMIAGKIIQEYLRRNPHLWYYIAAFLLLPAFWKVIDLITLYSNPLVRRGAEAYIGGILLVLLDLGISIMVSIKLREKMRRWATSSS
- the hisS gene encoding histidine--tRNA ligase, yielding MIERVKGTRDFLPEEMIKRRWVFERIREVFEAYGFKEVLTPVMEYTKLFQLRSGEEIVKQLYAFKDKGGRDVSLRPDMTSSVARLYVNSFQNAPKPIKWYYIANMFRYEEPQSGRYREFWQAGVELIGSDKVEADAEVIALFVESYLATGLRDFTVNIGNRILLDEFAKMLGVRDNIGLMRIIDKRDKLTQEEFIKALKDFGLKDNKINKVLELINIKGKPDDVLPLAEELFNSGKSMEEISRLYKLTELLEWYGVSEWIRIDLGIARGFDYYTGIVFEAIAPNELGIGSIGGGGRYDNLIEVFGGRPTPATGFAIGIERLIPILEWKKLIPKLRVEPDVFVVPITEEVRRIAIDITTRLRRARIKTELELTGRKLRKALDYANRIGVKVTIIVGKKDVERGVVTVRDMETGEQSEVNIQDVEEKVREIIFKD
- a CDS encoding deoxyribonuclease IV, whose protein sequence is MFKIDKLRFGTAGIPLSTPKPSTIAGIERVRELGLDAMELEFVRGINIKPELAKKIKYVAQKNDVILTAHAPYYINLNAKEKEKVEASKRRIVQSAERLYEAGGWSLVFHAGYYLNQPKEKVYENIKLALKDIERELLDKGIKVWLRPELTGKQTQFGELKELVNLSQELEMVLPAIDFAHAHARNKGKCNSEEEWREMLTLIESELGREALNNMHIHISGIEYGEKGEKRHLNLQDSDLKWEDLLRVLKEFKVRGVVISESPNIEGDAILMKKKWEELKI